The region TAGAGGAAACTAGATTCATTAGGTATACAACTAGTTGGCTAATGACATGACATTATATTTAATGACATGGAATAAACAGATTAGAATTGCCCCTtatatattgatttagggcttggAGAAGAGAAAAACGAATGGCATCTGTGTTCGATCTCTTGTAATAGCTACTTCTTATTCTTTTTCTCAATCGTTTATGcccaaatcaagatctacaaagaAGATATTTGATGATGAAAACACTTATGGATGTGGACGCCCTTCTTGGATTTGGACATCTAGAATCGAGGATCATCCAAAGAAAAAAGTTTAGGGCTTGTTCTAACATATTGGTAACTTTAATTGAAAGCTTTATCATGTTTATGTTCTATCTATTTGTTTGGtttctttcaaaaacaaaaacttaTTAAAATGGACATGATAAAGCTTTCAGTTACACTTACCCATCTGTTCGAACAAACCCTAAACATTTTCTCTGGATGATCCTCCATTCTAGATGTCCAAATCCATGAAGGGCGTCTACATCCACAAGAGTTTGCATCATCAAATATCTTctttgtagatcttgagttagaCATCAACGATtgagaggaggaagaagaagtagcTATTACAAGAGATCGAACACAGATGTCGTTCGTTTTTCTCTTCTCCAAGCCCTAAATTGATATATAAAAGGCAATTCTAATCTGTTTATTCCATGTCATTAAATATAATGCCATGCCATTTGCCAACTAGTTGTATACCTAATGAATTTGGTTGTCTCTAATGAGAATTGAACAAAAACGTAAGTtcgttgagtttttttttttttttttttttttttttttttttttttttcagaaaacaaaacatgattgggGGTTTTTGAACGGTTTTGAAAATTCGTtggtcttacaagtcatttttcaatatttaattacACGTCATAAGCCATTTCATTCGTTGACTTTCATTATTTGGTTGACCCTAAATGAGAAGTGTAAGTTAGTTGGGCTTTTctagacaaaatgttaagttcgttgggttttcttgaacaaacaaaacataatcaatgttttttgaacggtttgaaaacttcgttgggcttataagtcattttccttTTCTTGAAAGTTTAAAGATGTAACTAACACATGGATGTGATTTGATATAATAAAGTATAATTGTATCATGGTGGCAATACAAGGATGTAGCAGAGGTACAAGATATTGGACGATAATGCCCTTACTTGTAGGCCATGTCTTGAGGGTTAACGAACGCCCTTAGATGTCGTCAGTTTAATAGACcgcttttacaagaaaaaatcACATTAAGGAATACAGAtgcaagaaaaaaaaacttagacTCGACTTTTCCGATTAGCAAAccaaagggaccatttatgatttaGTCTTATTAACcttttttaatcatattttcaataagggaaaataatgaaaatgtcctACGAACTTTATAGGATTTACCCGTTAAGTCCCTAAAGTTTTTGTCGGGTTTAATGGGTCCCTAAACTAGGATATGACCTGCTCTTTTAGTCCCTATCAACCTATAATAGCCGGTTCAGTGACCTTTTAGACCAAAAAAATTCACATTGTGCCCCTATAAAGCCAAAAAAGATAAGTTCGATGACCTTTTAGACAAAAAAAAACTCAATTCGTACCCTCCCAAGAAATCGATCGCTGCTCTTCTTTCCGTCTTCACCCTTGATCGTCACACACCCTCACCGAAGATCACAACCCTCTTCCCCTTCTAATCGATTCTCAATCACAGCCCCCTTCCACTATTTTCTTTGAGTCAATTTCAGCTCTTCAAGGAATTGACCCCCTCCTTCCTTCTTCTCTGTTCAAAATCGCACAAACTACCTCTCCTTCTCCCTCCGAGTTGCAGGTTTGATGGATGCGATGTTAAGAAGGATGTATGGGTTTGATGATGTTCATAGAGAAAACGAGAGTTAATCTCTTTTTTTCTTCGAATTGAGGATTTAGAAGAAAAggagatttttttttgtttaaattggTCCCTGAACTTATTTTTTGGTTTTATAGGGGCACAATGTGAGTTTTTTTGGTCTAAAAGGTTACTGAACCGGCTATTACAAGTTGACAGAGACTAAAAGAGCAGGTTATATCCTAGTTTAGAGACCCATAAAGCCCGGCAACAACTTTAGGGACTCAACGGGTAAACCCTAGAAAGTTCGTAGGGCCTTTTTGTCATTTTCCCTTTCAATAATCCAATTATTTCTTTAATTAAATCATAATATGCCATTTGCTTAGAGCAAAAACAAAAGCCGGCAATGCAAACCAGCCGACCCGTTGATGCTTTCTTTCGACTGATCATTTCATCAAATTACATCaaatcaattaattaattaattacaacTTTATATTAATTGCTATTACATTCCGAATGACTTCACCTATAAAAAGTGTACAATTTCACTTGCAAAATGCTAAGCTTGCTAAGTTGCCAAGGGTAGTCCTCGGTAAATATGAAAGCAGCAAGACTTTTGGGTCTACTTTTACTAGTTACACTTGCATTAGGCCATGGAGCCGATGATAGAAAGGTAACATGTTCTCTCTTGAAATATTTATTCTACAGTGTTACGTTACGAAGGGACATTACAGTTTCATACTTGCAAGAGAATTACAGTTTCTTTAACAAAATAAACCTTTTTTTAGCAATAATCTCTCACAAAAAATTTGTCTTATGGTTAACAAATGTATTTCTGGATCAATAGCATTACGTAGTCTACATGGGACAACACTCACACCCGAGCTCACAGTCTGTCATCTCAGCTAACCATGAAATGCTCACGTTGGTTCTTGAAAGGCAAGCACATATACATTCGTTTATTATATTATTGGATCATTTATCACATGGATATCGGATAAGGATCCATAAGACAAAAACATGGTTTTTGTGACAAAGCTATTCTTTTCCAGTTATAATGGAGCAAAAGAAGCAGCAATCCATCATTATACTAAAAGCTTCAGAGGTTTTTCCGCCATGCTTACATCCGATCAAGCAACAAGACTTTCAGGTTTCCTCATTTATATACCAACGGAATAAAAATTTCTGGCGTTGGATATATACTTTGTATATATTAAATTCGTATTAGATCTCGGAAATTAGAAAGACTATGTCTAAAGGAACTAGAGTATCTCTAACTGTTTATCTTTTGTATTTTTAGAAGTATTCTAAACAGTTTACAATTCCATTTGTATCACAGAAAACGAAGATGTTATTTCAGTCTTCGAGAGCAGAATGAATCAACTGCATACGACTAAGTCATGGAGATTTCTAGGAGTAGATTCTATTCCACAATATAACAAGCTTCCTATGGATATAAAGTCAGATGTAATTGTTGGTGTCATTGATACTGGTACGTAGTTATTAATTAAAAAACTATAATGACCACATAAAGTTCATTTCTAATAAAAACAATACTCAATTTATAAGGCTTTTGGCCGGAATCTCAAAGCTTCGATGACTATGGACTGGGGCCTGTGCCAATAAAATTCAAGGGAGAATGTGTTCCTGGACAGAATTTCACACAATCCAACTGCAACAGGTAAGCGTTGCAAAAAATAGTCATGTTTGTCACTAATTGTTCTCTATGAGTCACTAAAGGTCATTGTCTTATATCATTTGCAATAACCTTGTAATTGAAAAAGGAATATTTTCAAATGTCAAATTTCGAACATCCATTAAAAAATGTTTCGTCACAATAGTCCCCACTTTGCAAACTCTTTGCAGAAAGATTATAGGAGCTAGATACTACTCGAAAGGATTTGAAGCAATAAACGGACCTCTAGATAACCTCAACCGAACTTTCTTTCGATCAGCACGAGATACTGATGGCCATGGGACCCACACATCCTCTACCATTGCCGGATCAAAGGTCTCCAACGTGAGTTTACATGGGTTAGCATCCGGTATAGCCACCGGAGGTGTACCAAGTGCTAGACTTTCCATCTACAAAGCTTGTTGGTTCAACGACTGTGAAGACGCCGACCTTCTTGCAGCACTCGATGATGCGATTCATGATGGTGTTGATGTTATTTCTATGTCTCTTGGTCCAATTCCACCTCAACCTGTTTACTTTGAGGATGTGATTTCGATTGGATCATTTCATGCTTTTGAGAAAGGAATTGTCGTATGTGCGTCTGCTGGGAACAGTTTTTTGCCAAACACGGCGGCCAATGTGGCCCCCTGGATCCTTACTGTCGGTGCTAGCACGATTGATCGCGAATTTCCGTCATACGTGCTACTTGGAAATATGAAACAGTTGAAGGGCTTCGGTGTAAACACCACACCTGATCTAGGGAAACAATATAGTCTTATATCTGGAGGTGTTGCTGCAGCTTCCGGTATCCCATCAAGAAATGCAAGGTATTCTAAAGAACTTATAACCACAATAAAATTAAAACATTAGCGATGCATTATTAATTTGTCGCAACAAAACAATTAGTTGCTAACTCAACTCCTATATATTATCTAGCTTTTGCAAGAAAAACACCTTGGATTCAAACTTGATAAAGGGGAAGATTgtggtgtgtaagcttgagaggTTGACCGAGGATAGAAAAGAGAAAGCGATTGCAATAAAAGAAGGCGGAGGTGCGGGGATGATCCTAGTTGATCCTCTAGCGAAATACGTTCTCTTTCAACCTGCAATTCGAAGCGTTTTAATTGGTCAAGAAGAAGCTCAAGAGCTTCAATCGTACATGAACACCTTCAAGTAAGTCTATAATCATGTGTTCTCTATATATAAGATCACAATTACTATGATCTAACAGTTAACGTTTCATCATGATCCAAGGAACTCGACTGCTAGAATCTACCAAACAGTAACACATGTCGGGATTAAACCAGCACCAGTCATGGCGATTTTTTCCTCCAAGGGGCCGAATATAATAACTCCTGACATCATTAAAGTTTGTATTTTTACCATtgtattagatttttttttttttttttttttttttttttttcaaatgaataTCGATTCTAATGCATGATGGTTGCAACTACTGAATGCAGCCGGATATCACTGCACCAGGAGTGAACATTTTGGCTGCATGGTCACCTTTAGCGACGGAAGACACTGCTGGCAACAACCTTAACTATAACATAATCTCTGGCACATCTATGTCATGTCCACATGTTGCTGGAGTCGCAGCATTGTTAAAATCAGTTCATCCAAACTGGACTCCTGCCATGATAAAATCTGCGATAATGACCACAGGTCAACCCTTTGCTTAGTGTTTGATTCCTTTGACTTAATGCACTTAACAGAATAGAAGCCATCACTaaactatatataatattatatattatgttTTTAACTTATAAATGTAACAAGAATGACTTGCGTTAAGTACAAAATTCTCTTGTGATCCATGAGATGGTTTTTGAAGAAGGACCAAAGTTTATGTCCCAAAAGATAATGCACTATGACCACCTATTTAAGGGTCATCCTATGTGATGCACACTTGTGTTTCTAATTCATTTTGTTACAAGAAAATCATCTTGCTTATCGTATCATTCTCACTTTTCTTACAGCTGTTACAACCGATAATACCCGAAACCTCATAAAAAACGACGATTCAACTTATGCAACACCTTTTGATTACGGATCAGGACACATAAATCCGGTTGCAGCGGTCAACCCTGGACTTATTTACGATTTTGACACCAATGATCTCATCAACCTACTTTGCAGCAGCGGTGCAACTCTCTCACAACTCAAGAACTTGACCACAACGCCAGTTTACTGCAAGAATCCTCCCACACCCTCCTACAACTTCAACTATCCGTCGATTGGTGTTGCTAATTTGACTGGAAATTTGTCGGTGTACAGGACAGTTACTTACATTGGTGAAGGCCCGGCAGTTTTTTATTCGAAACTAGAAATCACAGGAGTAAAAGCTTCGGTTTACCCTAATGTTATGAGGTTTGGGAAGTCGGGGGAGAAGATGACTTACAGGATTGATTTTGGAACTTATAAGAGCAGCAATGGTAGCTTTGAGTTTGGATCGTTGACATGGATGAATAACATTTATAGGGTTAAGAGTCCGATTGCGGTTAATGTGGTCTCGGCTTAGGAGTCTACCGTGTAtatttgaatttgattatttatattatatacGCGTTGTTTCTTTTGTCCCGTATACATGAACCAAAAAACTTTAAGTCATTCTCGATGCCTCATTATCCGAACAATGATAATTTAGCGACAAGGTGGAATCCGTCCATTGAAATTCAAACTATCATTGACATATATTTGAATTTAAAAATAAGCAACCGGATGTGACGGGTTAGCGATGGAAATAAAATCCGTCACCAAAACCCGTGGCTGAATTTGAACCGAGTGTTGTTCAAAACATATGCATGTGAATATGTTTTGTTAAACGGCTTAAAACTTAAATCTAGAGTTTAGTTGGTAAATAAGactagtgtaacgacccaaatttatGTACTATTAACGAGAATAGTATTCTGTTAAGTTTATTATTAAGCTAACTTATGTGTGCCAAAGTGTAATAAAATGATTCTTGATCACGTATATGGTTAAAGGAGTCATCTTGTGATACTTTGAGGGCCAAATATGAACATTATGGACTATTTAAAGAGGGTTCGTAACCTTATTTGCAGCCAACAACTCAAGTTAGAGAGtgtttgtgatatggtttcttccTTTGTGGTTTGAAGTTGATTCATGTGAAGAAGTGTATTCTTGAAGCATACATGGTGGAATTGGTGTATGGTTCTTCTCATCGAATCTCTCTTATAATTCCTTAAGATTTCTAGAGGTTAGTAATATATCTTTAAACCTCTCTTTTTGTATCGATTCCTTATaaatggttgttgttgttgttgacttCATGCACAATTTAGGAGGTTATAGTGATGTTTGTCAACAAATTAGAAATCTGAACATATTCATTGACCTGTCTTGCAAGGGTTGTAGAGGCCATTCTGGTCTAAATTAGTCAAAATTATCACAAGAAAAAGTTGTGGGAAATTGAGTCTAGTTTCCAGAAACTCTGATATCAGCTAATTTGAAGTTGTGGATTCTGGTTTATGCTCATAACACTTAATAGGGATTGGGCTAGAAAAATCCTAAAACTTAACAACGTAGTATGAGTTGTAGTCAAGGTTGTGTAATTAGTATTCACTTGATAATTGGTTGTTATTATGTGTTTTAAGGGCTTTCTTGACAACTTCAAATGGTTTAAATACTTGAAGCGAACCGAGGCATCTGTTCGTGTTAGGGTGAGTCATCTTATGCTTAGTACCTTGTTGGAGAAATTTCATAACCTAGAATATATGAATCGAACCTAGGATATTATAGGAAGTATGTGCACTAAGTGTGTATGCTTTATGTGCTGGAAATTCCATTCTCTTTTTGTCGAGTAATAGTATAGTATGTATTGCTTTTTAGACTCTTGTTATGATGATTAGGTGTGAACTGTGTGATTAGGTTCATGCTAGAAAGAGGGATATGTGTTGATTGTGTGTTGTGATGTATGCATGCTAtgattttctagaatttttataGTCTATGATGTTAGGGCAATGCATGCTAGTGATATAATATGCCTTGACAATATGATGATGGGTAATGCATGATGATATAGTAATGTGTAAATAGGGAAACATACTTAGAGGAGGAAGGGTAGAAACCTAGATTTAGTTATGTATCATATCCAGATTGTAGATGGCCTAATAAGTTGAAAAAGTACCTTTAGGATAAGAGCTTAAGTCAACACTAAAGTTGAGTGGTTTTTCTAGGCAAATATTTAGTACATGGTCCTTGTGATGGAGGACTAGAGTGATGTTGGCTATGTGGTGGAGCCATCATCAAAATCATGTTTGATTAGGAAGTATCTAAGGTCGGAATGATAACAAAAAAGACCAATCTCAAACGATAACGCATGTACTTGTACATGCAACGCCAGAGTAACGAACACAACACATCGGGGGCAATGTTACGAGTAAGAGTGGGCCTCACTTAGTGCATTGGGTCGAGTTGGTTACATTAGTAGTGAATGGggtatttttttttccttttgggttcactactagaaaacaagcCTTTAATGACATGCAATTTATGTCACGCAcggatttacgatacgcaaaactGTGTGaagtaaaaataatgtcatctctcctAAAATTTAAAAGATTttggacacgcatttgtgcgtgccctaaaattagtgtcaaaaaataaataaaaaaagaaatacgGAGGGCGCCTAGCATAAAATGAGCGTCATGTGAGTGTGTcgctttatatattttttttaatgaaacacgcgttttcAGGGGGAAAATGAAATCATAAAAAACTAGCCCCCGCTTGTTCAATCGCAAAAAttaaacacccccccccccccccccccccccgcctctTCATTAGCAAGAGAAAGCCCTAGGGCATTCGTCTTCATCCGCAGCTTCCTCAATTCCCCGATCCATCACCTCCACCAAAAACCTAATCCTCAGTTCCAAAAGTTTTTACACTCTTAATCAAAATCAGTAtagaccccccccccccacttcaCCTCTAATCCATTTTGAGCTGGCGACTCCTCATTTTTCTCTCAGATTTGACTCCTCTTTCATCAGAAATAGGAGGTAGCAAGGTCAATTTTCTGAGATTCGAAACTATATGACTCGAATTAGAGGTTGAAGATCAAAAAACGAAGGTTGCAAGTCATATTTGGGATCAAAAGTCAAAGGTTCAAGGTACGATCGGAAACATCAAGATGCGGAAAACAAAAGCAGAGGAGGCATCAGGCTCGAAGATTGTTCTCTTCTTCTTCATGCATGTGCCCTAGATTTCTTTCTCTTACATTCAATCTCTAAAGATTCTTTTATTCCCTAAATCAGGTACGAAGATTgttctcttcttctccatctgttGAATGACGACCTCTCCTCTTACCCTCACTAAAACTGGCAAAATGTAAGAGAGTTTGATGCCATGCTTGTTGTAATTATTGAAGGAGTGGAGTTGGATTTACATATGAGGGGCTTTGAATTTTTCAACTTGGTTTCCTCGTATGCATTTGATTCGCTAAGTCTGATTCATCTAAAAGCAACCAGAAGAATCAAGTTTCAAGGAAAAGTTGTTAAGCCTGTTATTAGCATTTCAGATGAACAACAAACAAATACAAATGGTGAGAAGACCGAGGTGTCAAAGATTCTTGCTGGTGATGTTTCAATCACGACAATATGTAAGCAATATGTTATGGTTTCTGTATCATAGAAGATGGCATATTCGAACTAGGAACATTAACACATTTCATAAAACCAGCCTAACGGAAACCAACCGAAGGTAATTTTGATTCATTTGAGATTTTCGCTTTTTccttatttttagggtttctatATTCTGCCACCATGGTTGTGTAATTACGTTGTTAAGTTATATGATATCTGCATTCAAAAATTGTATTTGATTAGGTGTTCATATGTTTCTGCATTTCTCTAGACAGATAAGATGATTTATCAATTCCATGATATACTTTAGACATCATCATACATGAataaaatcaatattaacatgtcAATGAAAGGATTTAGAGTAATTATGGTAATCTTGCACGACTAGAATTTTCCCTATAGCTATTCTGCTTATGATCTTATCATAACAAACACTTTGAGAAACATAGGGTTATTTAATATTGGATTAATGATGTCTGTAGAACTGTAGATGAACAAATATTGTTTCTTTTGTGGGCAAAATGAACACCCACTCCCCATAATTGAAGTTTGAATCGTAACAATGCTATTCTTTTCATTGATTTGGATCTGTTTATCTTAAATCACTTATTATTGATATAATAAACAGGAGAAATTTGGTATTTGCAGTCAATCAAGATATCGAGGAAGCTTTTAAAAAGACAGTGGGAGTTGATAGACTTATAGACATGTTAAAAGATGCAACATATCaagaagtgtatatatatatatatatatatatatatatatatatatatatatatatatatatatatatatatatatatatatatatatatatatatatctaccctTTTCTACACACTAACTATTTC is a window of Lactuca sativa cultivar Salinas chromosome 1, Lsat_Salinas_v11, whole genome shotgun sequence DNA encoding:
- the LOC111886048 gene encoding subtilisin-like serine-protease S, translated to MKAARLLGLLLLVTLALGHGADDRKHYVVYMGQHSHPSSQSVISANHEMLTLVLESYNGAKEAAIHHYTKSFRGFSAMLTSDQATRLSENEDVISVFESRMNQLHTTKSWRFLGVDSIPQYNKLPMDIKSDVIVGVIDTGFWPESQSFDDYGLGPVPIKFKGECVPGQNFTQSNCNRKIIGARYYSKGFEAINGPLDNLNRTFFRSARDTDGHGTHTSSTIAGSKVSNVSLHGLASGIATGGVPSARLSIYKACWFNDCEDADLLAALDDAIHDGVDVISMSLGPIPPQPVYFEDVISIGSFHAFEKGIVVCASAGNSFLPNTAANVAPWILTVGASTIDREFPSYVLLGNMKQLKGFGVNTTPDLGKQYSLISGGVAAASGIPSRNASFCKKNTLDSNLIKGKIVVCKLERLTEDRKEKAIAIKEGGGAGMILVDPLAKYVLFQPAIRSVLIGQEEAQELQSYMNTFKNSTARIYQTVTHVGIKPAPVMAIFSSKGPNIITPDIIKPDITAPGVNILAAWSPLATEDTAGNNLNYNIISGTSMSCPHVAGVAALLKSVHPNWTPAMIKSAIMTTAVTTDNTRNLIKNDDSTYATPFDYGSGHINPVAAVNPGLIYDFDTNDLINLLCSSGATLSQLKNLTTTPVYCKNPPTPSYNFNYPSIGVANLTGNLSVYRTVTYIGEGPAVFYSKLEITGVKASVYPNVMRFGKSGEKMTYRIDFGTYKSSNGSFEFGSLTWMNNIYRVKSPIAVNVVSA